A stretch of DNA from Francisella uliginis:
TAGAAATTTTAGAATTAAATCGAAAAAAACAGCAAAAAGTGTTGACACAGAAAATAGGATAAGTATAATAATCAACATTCCTCGGGTTGTTAGCTCAGTCGGTAGAGCAGTTGGCTTTTAACCAATTGGTCACAGGTTCGAATCCTGTACAACCCACCACTTATTTTTCTAATTTTACTACCGAATACAAAAAACGAAATTTCTTTTTTTATATCATTTTTGATGAAGCAGTAAATCTAATTTATTATAGATAAATTCACTAGAAGTTTCGACTAGCTAAAAAGGCTATTTTTTTATGAACGCTATTTGTAGGGTGTAAGTTATCAAAGAAAATATATTTATCGATATTCTTATGGCAATTAGCCGTTTTATCATAATCAAGTAAATAATCTAATTTATCAGTTTTTAGCTGAATATCTAAACATGGTTTATCACTTATATATTTTTTGGTTTCTATTAATTTATTTAATAAACTATAAAAATCTATAATCTTAATATCTATACATTGTTGTTTATATTTAGAAACAACTTTTTCAATATTAGTATTTGTTTCAACAACTTTGTTATATATTTCAGTGCGCTTACTATTAGAAGCATTAAAATATCTAGGAGCTTTACTAAAATCTGGAAGATTAAGAACTAAAATATGTTTAGCATTTTTTTTACTTATAAGAATTTGTATAGCTTTATCTATATTTTTTTCATTTTGAACTTATTAAAAAACTAAATATCTAAATTATAAACAAAATTTGAAATGGTTTTTAAGACTTTAAAATATTAAGGAAAATTAAGTTTAGAAAAATTTAGTGATTTATATGATTAATCAGCTATAGCAATAGCTTCTATTTCAACACGCACATCTTTTGGCAGTCTAGCAACTTCAACACATGAACGAGCTGGGAAGTTACCATCAAAGAAAGAACCATAGATCTCATCAATAGTTTTAAACTCTGCCATATCTTTGATAAAGATAGTTGCTTTAATAACCTTATCTAGACTTGATCCTGCTGCTTCTAATACAGCCTTTAAGTTTTGCATAACCTGAGTTGTTTGTTCTTTTATGCACTCACCTGACATAGTACCATCTGGTCTTAGGCCAATCTGACCAGAAGTATAAACGAAACCACCTACTTTTATAGCTTGTTCATATGAACCTATTGCCTGAGGAGCATTTGTAGTATTAACTTTTGTCTTTTCCATTCTATGTATTCCTCGCTACTTTATATGTTGGATCTACCTCTTCAAAAACACAGTATGGTCCTGCATTTTTCAATATATCACGACAATCTTCACTTAAGTGTCGTAAGGTAACTTTTTTGCCTAAGTCTAGATACTTCTTAGTTATAGTATCTATTGCCTCTGTACCTGAGACATCCATAACTCTAGAATTAGCAAAATCTAAGACAATATTATCAGGATCATGCTGTATATCAAATAGGCTCATAAAAGATGTTGTTGAACCAAAAAATAGTGGACCAAAAAACTCATATACTTTTGTACCATCTTCTTCACGGTGTGTTCTACTTCTTACTTGAGAATTTTTCCACGCAAATACTAACGCTGATACGATCACACCAGAAATCACAGCTACAGCTAAGTCAGCATAAACAGTAATAACAGTTACGATAATTAAAACAAATTTGTCTGAGTTAGGCATAAAACGAAGTCTATTAGTACTTTCCCAAGCAAAAGTATTAACACAAACCATAAACATAATACCCACTAATACAGCCAATGGTATCAATGATATCCAATGCGATAACACAACTACAAAACTAATCAGCAAAACTGCAGCAGTTAATGATGATAAACGCCCTCTACCACCATTTGTAAAGTTAATTATAGATTGACCAATCATTACACAACCAGCCATACCGCCAAAGAATCCACAAGTAATATTACCAACACCTTGAGCTACACACTCTTGGTTTCCACTACCTCTTTTACCATCCATTTCATCTAAAACTGATAATGTAAGTAATGATTCTATAAGACCTACTAATGCAACCAACACAGAATAAGGCAATACAATCCAGAAAGATGCCCATGTTAAATGAAAATCAGGAATAGCAAAGGTTGGGAAGCTTCCAGAAATATCTTGATATTGGCCAATATTCTCAACTGGTAATTTAAATGCTATCGCAGCTATTGTTACAAATATAATAGCCACAAGCCCTGATGGAACTTTATCTGTAACTTTAGGTACAAAATATACAATTGCCATCGTAATAACAACTAAAATATACATCCATATATTTGCATCATGGAAAAATCTAAGCTGTGCCATTGCAATCACAATCGCTAGTCCATTTACAAAACCATACATTGCTGGCTGAGGAACTAACCGAATAAACTTACCAAGTTTAAATAAACCAATTAAAATCTGCCATACTCCAGCCATAATCGTACATAATAATATATATTGCAAAATATACATACTTGTTTGTTCTTTGGTCATACTATGCAAAATATCCGCTGGAATAATTTCATGTATATGTATTCCTAGAGCAATTAGAACAACTGCAACTGAACCAGTAGCTCCAGAGATCATACCAGGTTTACCACCCACTAAAGCCGTAATCAAACCAAGTATAAACGCTGTATATAAACCAACAGTTGGTGAAACACCAGCTAACAAAGAAAAACCTATCGCCTCAGGTACTAGAGCAACTGCTACTACGATACCAGATAGCACATCACTTTTTATATTCCTACCGATAAAGGTATTTTTATAATCTAACAATTTACTTCCTATATTTTTATTATTTAGTTAAAGTTTAGGGCTATAAAGATACCATAAAAGTAGTTGTTATTTAAGTAGAACAAAATTTTACTTAAATGAATTAAATTGTATTTTTATATTTTTTTAGACAAATAATTGCTACGACAACCATAAATATTAAAAGAGGATATATACTATTTAAAATATCAAGAAAGCCCGCCCCTTTTAATAAAATCCCTCGAACTATATTTAAATAATGAGTAAGCGGTAAGATATTACCTATGACTTGAGCCCACTCAGGCATCCCTTCAAAAGGAAACATAAACCCTGATAATAATATCGATGGTAAGAAAAAGAAAAATGTCATCTGCATTGCTTGTAACTGTGTATCAGCAACTGTTGAGAAGGTTATCCCAACCAAAAGATTCGCTATAATAAAAGGAAACGTAGCTATAAGTAATAACAAAATACTACCGACAATAGTTATGCTAAATATTACTTTAGCAAAAAATATAATTAGTAGCAGTTGGATATAACCCACAACTATATATGGAGTTATTTTACCAAATATAATTTCTAGAGAAGTTACAGGTGTTGCAAGTAAAGACTCCATCGTACCATACTCTTTCTCTCTAGTAATAGTCAAAGATGTGACCATAACCATAGTCATTGTTAAGATGACTCCTGCTAAGGCTGGAACAATATTATTTTGCGTCTTATTCTCTGGGTTATATTTATTGTGAATTACAAAATTAAATGGCTGCTTTTGCTGAACTTGAGATTTATTTGAAAAATATTGACTATATATGGATTTAACTTTATTTATTGCATCGAGCGCCGCCCCTGTACCAGAGTTTGCTCCATCAGCTATTATTAGAATATCTGGTGATTGTCCTCGATAAACCTCTTTTGTAAAGTTTGGAGGAATATCAATTATAAATTGAACCTTCCCTTTTTGCATTAGAGTCATGGCTTGACTCCGTGAAAGGTTTTGATACTTAATATCAAAGTATTTTGTATTGTTGATCTTCTCTATAAGATAGTTTGTTTGTAGTGTTCTATCATTATTAACAAGAGCTGTATTTAAATGCTTAGGATTCATATTAATAGCAAAGCCAAAAAGTATTACTTGAATCAAAGGGATACCTATGACAAGTCCAATAGTCACCTTATCTCTAAGCATATGAATAACTTCTTTCAAGAAAATTGCATAATACCTATTAATATCAAAATGTTTCATGCAAAGTTATCCTGTTGGCTTTTCATTAAAAATATAAAAGCATCTTCTAAAGATGTATCTATCTTATGCCATTCAAACTCACTATATTCTTTTTGTATATCTTTTACATCTACATTATTTTTAACACTTAAATGCACACTACTTCCAAACATAGAAACTTGTTCAATTTTTTCATTATCCTGCAATTCTAAAACAACTCTATAGACATTTTTACCCGAAATGTTATATGTTTTAATACCACAGCTATCTATTATATCTTTTTGTGTACCACTAGATAGTAATTTACCATAAGCAATATAGGATAGTTTATTACACCTTTCTGCCTCATCCATATAGTGAGTGGAAACCAATGTAGTTATGCCTTTACTAGATAAAGTTGAGATATAATCCCAAAACTCTCTTCTTGCCTTAGGGTCTACTCCAGCAGTTGGCTCATCTAGCAATAAAAGTTTAGGATCATGAATTGTTGCCACCCCAAGAGCTAGTCTTTGCCTCCAACCACCTGAAAGCTCATAAGCCTTTTGATTTGCTCTTGCTTTACCCATTTGAAGATTCTCTATAGTTTTATCTACAGCTTCTTTTATATTTTTTAAACTATGCAATCTAGCAAAAATTTTAAGATTTTCTTTGACTGTTAGATCTGGATATAACGTAAACTTCTGTGTCATATAACCAACTTGCTGCTTGATAACACTAGCATGTGTACCAATATCATAACCAAGACAAGTTCCCTCTCCTTTTGTTATTGGCAGCAAACCACAAACCATTCTTATCGATGTAGTTTTACCTGAGCCATTAGGCCCTAAAAAACCATAAATGTCACCCTCTCTTACTTGTAAAGATATATTATCTACAACAGTCTTTTCACCATAAACTTTAGTTAGTTTTTTTACATCAATAATAAAGTTATCTTCTAAGCTTTGGTTCATTGTAACTCTACCTTCACAGGTTCACCTATATGGATTAATGAGCTTTTGGGTGAATATTGAACTCTAGCTTTAACTTCAAAAGATATTTCCGAATCCGAGTTTATACCATATAGTAATGGAGGTGTATATTCCGCTTTATTTGATATATAACTTATCTCTGCTTGAATATTTTTACCATCAGTATTTTCAATACTAACTTTTTGGTTTATATGCACTTTTGCTAAATCTTGCTTTGATACATAAAAAACCACATATACATCTTGAGGATTGATAACTGTTATAACAGGGTTATATGCTCTAACCTCTTCACCAACTCTATAGAGAATTTGATAAACATAGCCATTTTGGGAAGCTTTTACATCTGCAGAATCTATCTTTTGTTGTAAGTAATTTGAATTACTATTAACAAACATTGACATATAATTAGCTGCTGCAACTAAATCTTCTCGTGCTGGCATTTTATTCATAACTTGCGTTATTTCAAGATTTCTTACTTGGTTTATTGCTTCAACAAGTTTTCCTTTAGCTTGTTCAAATTGTTTCTTAGAGGTACTATCATCCTTTAACAAAGCTTTTTGACGAACATATTCTTCTTTTGCAACCTCTAAATTTGCCTTTGCTGTTTTTATATCAAATTTAGTCTTATCCAAATAAGGTTGTCTTTTACCTTTTGATAAATTATCTGATATCGCCTCAGATGCTTGATGTAAAAATTTATTTGATTTTAAAAGAGTTTGATTTTTTGATGAGTCTAATACAAATAATTGCTGACCTTTTTTAATATTTTGACCTTCTTTAACTTTTAATTCTAAAAGTTTACCACTCTCATCTGATGATATATATCTAATATCTGTACTTACATATCCAGGTATTATTTTATTTTCAGATCTCAAAAAATAATACACTATTCCTAAAGCACATATTATTAATAGTAAAGCTATTATTATAACTTTTCTTTTATCAGACATTTTAATTTTTATTAAGAGAATATTATTGAATTATAAATTAATTGAATTTCAAAATGAAATTTAAATCATAGCTATTGCTATTTCTAGCAAATTAAGTAATTATTTGGAAATTAAAAAATGAGGATCTTAAATTAATGCTTAAAAAAATAATTGCTACAGCTGCCCTAGTTTGCTGTATAAATTTTGCTATTGCTGATGTTGTAAATATTTATGCGCATAGGGGATTACGTCCACTAGCTCCTGAAGATACTCTTCCAGCATATACTGATGCTATGCGTGTTGGTGTTGATGTAATTGATACAGATATTAATATGACTAAAGATAAAGTCCTTGTTGTAACTCATGACTTAACTCTAAATCCTGATTTAACTAAAGATAAAAATGGCAACTGGATCAAAAAAGCAATTCCAATTAAAGATCTAACTCTAGCTCAACTAAAGCAATACACTGTTGGCTATATAAAACCAAACTCGCCAACTGCAAAGATGTACCCAAACCATGTAGGGATGCCAGATGTACATATACCCACACTACAGCAAGTAATAGACTATGTTAAATCAAACGTTGGTAGCCGTGTTCGTTTACAAATAGAAATAAAAACAGATCCTTATAATCCCAAGATAAGCTGGTCAGCTCAAGAGATGGCTGAAGCTTTGAATAAAGTCTTGGTAAAAAGCCGTATTTCCAGTAGTGTTGAAGTACAAGCTTTTGAATGGCAAGCATTGGTAGATCTTCAAAAACTAAATCCTAAAGTTCAAACAGCTTATCTAACTGACCATACAACTGAACCTATGGATGCTAAACAAGCAAGAACAATGAAAAATTACCAAAAATGGACAGCCCCTCTTAATCCCAAAGACTTTAATTACGACTATCCCAAAATGGTTAAAAAGTTAGGTGGCACATTCTGGGAACCTTATGAAAAAGACTTAACGAAAGCAGACCTTAATGAGGCTCATAAACTTGGTATAAAAGTTGTAACATGGAGCTGGACTGAAGACGAAGGAACTGACTTTGATTATAATGTTGCAAGTAAGCTTATAGATTGGCGAGTTGATGGCATGATTACTGATAGACCTGATATTTTAAGGGGTGTTGAAGCTGCAAAAGGTCTTGATCTACCGCCGGCTTATCCAAATATGCCTTTTCCAAAAACAATATAAAAAGTATTAGTTTATAATTTTTATCATCTAAGTAAATTTTTATTGAGGAATAAAAATTCTTAAACTAAACTAATTGCTACGTAATAATGAAATAAACCAAAGATATAGATAACTTTATGAATTTTTTAAAACCTGCAAAAGCGCTGCCTTTATTAGCTAAGGAGCAAATACAAAAATTATACCCTCACTGGCGACTGAGAATGTTTCTAGTTGCCTATATAGGTTATTTCACCTACTACTTTGGTAGAAGTAGTTTTGATGTATCTAAACAATATATCACAACGCTATCTCCTGATGAACTAGGACTAATAGGTGCTGGCTTAGGTATTGCATATGGTGTCAGTAAGTTTCTTATGGGCAATATTTCTGATAGAAGTAATGCCAAAGTATTTTTAGCTATAGGATTATTTGTAACAGGTTTTATTAACCTACTATTACCTAGCTTACTTTCTCTGGGTGTTCTTGTTATGTTCATAGCGATGTTCCTAAATGGTTGGGCTCAAGGTATGGGGTGGCCTGCATGTGCACGTATTATGACTCACTGGTTTTGTGCTAACGAGCGCGGTACTAAAATGGGAATCTGGAATACTGCTCATAATGTAGGAGCTGGATGTTTAGCAATTGTTGTTGTTCCTATTGGATTATTTTTATTTAGTGGCAACTGGCATGGACTTTTTTATGTTGCAGGTGCTTTATGTATAGCAGTAGGAATTTTAGTATTAATCTTTGGTGCAGATACTCCACAATCTCTAGGTTTACCTGCTATTGAAGTATACAAGGGTTACACCACAGCAGAAGCTCATCATGAAAAAGAATTTTCAGCTAAAGAAATATTCTTTAAATATGTATTAAATAATAAATGGGTTTGGTTGATTGCAACTGCAAATGCTTTTGTATACTGTGCAAGATACGGTCTTGGAAGCTGGGCTCCTTACTATCTAGTTCACGTAAAACACTTATCAACATCAGATGGTCTTATTGCTTATGCTATGTTTGAGCTACCTGCAATTCCAGGAACTATAATCATTGGCTGGTTGACAGATAGGTTCTTTGGTAGTCGTAGAGCTCCAATGAGTGTAATCTGTATGTTTTTATTTATTTGTGCATTACTTGTATATTGGTATAGCAACACTCCTGTAATTCTTTGGGCATCATTATCTGCAATGGGAATATTAATATATGGTCCTGTTGCCTTAATTGGAATACTTGCTCTAGATCTTGTACCTAAAAAAGCAGGAGGAACAGCTGCTGGATTTACAGGATTATTCGGTTATTTCCTAGGCACTGTTGGTGCTCAAGCTGTAATTGGCTTTATTGCTACATTCTTAGGTTGGAATGCGGTATTTGTATTCTTATTAAGTGCATGTGTTATTGCTATAGCTCTTTTAGGAATATGTTGGAATCTTGGCTATAATAAAGTTTCTACAGACTAAATTTATACTCCTAAATGACTTTCAATAATCTATTAAAAATTCTAATAACTTTTACAATACTTCTCTCATCAACATCATACTCTTTAAATTCTACAGAGATTGATAAATCCTTTGATAAAGCAGTAAAAACCAACCAGCTTAACTCTGCTCTAATTGGTGTTAAAATTATAAACTTAAATAATGGTAAAACTATATATTCTAAAAATGCTGATAAAAACTTTATCCCCGCAAGTAATACTAAACTTGTAACCGGAGCTACTGCTTTACTATACCTAGGGAAGAATTTTAAATATAAAACTAAACTTTATTATGATAAATCTCAAAATCATACTCTAAATAATCTATATATAGTTTTTTCTGGAGATCCTAGTTTTACTACTAAAGACTTACAAAATCTATTAAGCTCATTAAAGACTTCTGAAATAAATAAGATTAACCAAGTCTATTTTGTTAATAAGTTTTTCACTGGTCGCAATACTTCTATAAATGAAAGTCAATCTAGTGCAATCTTTGCTTACGGAGCCCCAAGTTCTATATATAATCTTAATGAAAATTCTGTAATATTAAAATTAACTCCTATTAAGCAAGGCTTTAATACTGAACAAATATCTGGCGAACCATTACAATTTAAAAATAATCTCTTTATTGCTACTAAACAACAGCTAAAAACATGCCAATTTAATGGCTATAACTATTATGAAACTTTAACTCTTTCAGGCTGTTTACCTAAAAATAACTATACTTTTAACTTTGCTATTCAACATCCAAAATCAGTGATGCAAAAAGCCATATTAAGAGAACTATCGAAGCTAAACATCACTACGATCAATAATATAAGAATTACCTCAAAACTTCCTAATAACACTACTTTATTAGCTGAACATAATTCTGCCAAATTAGATATATTATTAAAGCATATGCTAGTCGTTTCAGACAACTTATATGCTCAAACGATATTAAGAACTATTGGCTACTATTATAATAATGTTGGTAGCATCGTATCTGGAAAAAATGCTGTATTTGAAATATTACAAAACAAACTTAAATTAAACACAGATAGCATACAGTTGGAGGACGGAGCTGGAATGTCTGGTAATGATCTTTTAACTCCTAACTTCCTTACAAGTCTACTTTATAAAATGTCTTTAGATAAAAATTATAAACTTTTTAAAAATATGCTACCAATATATGGTGAAACAGGCACGTTAAAGAACTTCAAAGGCGACAAACTTAAAGATAAAGTTTTTGCAAAAACAGGAACTCAAACCACTGCTATAGCATTATCTGGATACCTTATTAAAGACAATAATCAATATGCTTTTTCAATACTTATCAATTCATTAAAAGAGTCTCAAAAATCTCTAGCTCATAATTTTGAAAGAGAGTTATTAGAAAGTTTATAATTACTAGCTAAAAGTTAATAAAATACCTCTATAACTAATAAAACCATAGAAAGTAAATTCAATATAATTAAAGTGTAACTAATATCTTTTAAACCTGATATGATAATCTTATAAGCTGTCCATAAAATTAGCCCTAATATCACCCCATGAGTTATTGACCCTGTTAGAGGAATTATAAACATAGTCAGTAATGCTGGCACTGCTTCTGGTATATTGTCCCAGTCAATATCTATTACTAACCTAACCATATGTACTCCAACAATAAATAACACTGGAGCTGTTGCTACTGCAGGGACAAGAGATAATAATGGTGACAAAAATAAAAATGGTAAAAATAATAAACCAGTTACAATAACCCCAAACCCTGTTTTAGTTCCTGCCTTAATTCCAGTTATTGACTCGATATAACCTATTGCCGAGCTAGTACCAAATATTCCTGATAATATTCCTGATATACCTTCAACAGTTAATATCTGTTTAAAATTTCTAGGTTCACCTTTTTCATCTAAAAGGTTTCCAGCCTCACAAATACCAATAGCACCAGCTAAACTATCAAATAACACTGTAAATATAAAAGCAAATATCGCAGGCCATAGAGCTATGGATAATGAGTTTACTAAATCAAGCTGGCCAAATACTGAAAAATCTGGCATAGAAACAATACCACTAAATTTAATAGAAAGCCCTAAGCTTGGAAAAAATAAACTTAGTAGCAAATAAATAAAAGTAATACCAACAATTCCTAAAATCAGCGAAGAGGAGTAGTTATAATAAGTTAATATCCCTATAAATAACAACCCAAGTATAAATAAAACAAATGAGATATTTAAATTAGCCATTTTAATAATATTAACAGGATCAGGCGCTACTATATTTGCTGACTTTAATGCTAAAAAAGCTATCAATAACCCTATACCTGCGACAACTGCATATCTTAACTGTTTGGGAATAGCTTTGATGATTTTTGTTCTAATATTGGTTACTGATAAAATTGTAAAAATAATCCCTGACCAAAAGACAACACCCAATGCAACTTGCCAACTTACATGCATTTGTTGAACTACTGTATAAGTAAAAAATGCATTAATACCCATACCTGGAGCGATAGCTATAGGATTATTTGAAAATACTCCCATTAGTATACATCCGATAAAAGACACAACTACTGTAGCCGTTAAAGCACCAGCAAAGGGTATCCCAGCTTGAGATAATATTACTGGATTAACAATGATTATATACATCATTGATAAGAAGGTTGTTAATCCACCGATAGTTTCTCGTTTAAAAGAAAAGTCATCTTCTTTAAATGCATCTGATATTTTTAATTGCATAACCTCAAACCTAAATAAACTTAGCCTCTAAACTATTATTTATAAGCTTAATAATTTGAGCTTCAGATAAATTTAACGCTTGTGCTATTTGTCTATAGTTTTCATTAACATAACCACCAAAGTATGCTGGATCATCTGAATTAATAGTTACTTTGACACCCTTTTCTAAAAGCTTAGCTGCAGGATGTTTAGATAAATCAGTTGTAACTTTTAAAGATTTATTTGATAAAGGACACATAGTCAAAGCGATATCATCTTTTATAATTCTTTGTGTTAAAGTCTCATCATGTAAAATTGCATTACCATGATCTATCCTATCTATACCTAATATATCTATAGCTTCCCAAATATACTCAACAGGCCCCTCTTCACCAGCATGCGCAACTAAATATAGTCCTTCTTTTTTTGCTTGCTCAAAGACTCTTTTAAATTTAGATGGTGGATTACCTAGCTCACTACTATCCAAGCCTATACCTATAAAATTCTCACGAAAATTCATTATTTTTTCAAAAGAGCGTAGAGCATGATCTTCAGATAGGTGACGCAAAAAGCATACTATTATACTAGCTTTTATACCAAAATCCTTTTCAGCTTGTTTAATAGCTTGAATCACACCACTAAATACAGTTGATAAAGCTATTCCTCTTTCTAAATGAGCTTGAGGGTCTATAAATATCTCGGTATGTGTTACATTATCTTGATTTGCTCTAATTAAATACGCATATGTTAAATCATAAAAGTCTTGATCTGTTATTAGCACAGACATACCTTGATAGTATAAATCTAAAAAATCTTGGAGATTGTTAA
This window harbors:
- a CDS encoding SGNH/GDSL hydrolase family protein, coding for MDKAIQILISKKNAKHILVLNLPDFSKAPRYFNASNSKRTEIYNKVVETNTNIEKVVSKYKQQCIDIKIIDFYSLLNKLIETKKYISDKPCLDIQLKTDKLDYLLDYDKTANCHKNIDKYIFFDNLHPTNSVHKKIAFLASRNF
- a CDS encoding RidA family protein produces the protein MEKTKVNTTNAPQAIGSYEQAIKVGGFVYTSGQIGLRPDGTMSGECIKEQTTQVMQNLKAVLEAAGSSLDKVIKATIFIKDMAEFKTIDEIYGSFFDGNFPARSCVEVARLPKDVRVEIEAIAIAD
- a CDS encoding SulP family inorganic anion transporter; the encoded protein is MLDYKNTFIGRNIKSDVLSGIVVAVALVPEAIGFSLLAGVSPTVGLYTAFILGLITALVGGKPGMISGATGSVAVVLIALGIHIHEIIPADILHSMTKEQTSMYILQYILLCTIMAGVWQILIGLFKLGKFIRLVPQPAMYGFVNGLAIVIAMAQLRFFHDANIWMYILVVITMAIVYFVPKVTDKVPSGLVAIIFVTIAAIAFKLPVENIGQYQDISGSFPTFAIPDFHLTWASFWIVLPYSVLVALVGLIESLLTLSVLDEMDGKRGSGNQECVAQGVGNITCGFFGGMAGCVMIGQSIINFTNGGRGRLSSLTAAVLLISFVVVLSHWISLIPLAVLVGIMFMVCVNTFAWESTNRLRFMPNSDKFVLIIVTVITVYADLAVAVISGVIVSALVFAWKNSQVRSRTHREEDGTKVYEFFGPLFFGSTTSFMSLFDIQHDPDNIVLDFANSRVMDVSGTEAIDTITKKYLDLGKKVTLRHLSEDCRDILKNAGPYCVFEEVDPTYKVARNT
- a CDS encoding ABC transporter permease, encoding MKHFDINRYYAIFLKEVIHMLRDKVTIGLVIGIPLIQVILFGFAINMNPKHLNTALVNNDRTLQTNYLIEKINNTKYFDIKYQNLSRSQAMTLMQKGKVQFIIDIPPNFTKEVYRGQSPDILIIADGANSGTGAALDAINKVKSIYSQYFSNKSQVQQKQPFNFVIHNKYNPENKTQNNIVPALAGVILTMTMVMVTSLTITREKEYGTMESLLATPVTSLEIIFGKITPYIVVGYIQLLLIIFFAKVIFSITIVGSILLLLIATFPFIIANLLVGITFSTVADTQLQAMQMTFFFFLPSILLSGFMFPFEGMPEWAQVIGNILPLTHYLNIVRGILLKGAGFLDILNSIYPLLIFMVVVAIICLKKYKNTI
- a CDS encoding ABC transporter ATP-binding protein; the protein is MNQSLEDNFIIDVKKLTKVYGEKTVVDNISLQVREGDIYGFLGPNGSGKTTSIRMVCGLLPITKGEGTCLGYDIGTHASVIKQQVGYMTQKFTLYPDLTVKENLKIFARLHSLKNIKEAVDKTIENLQMGKARANQKAYELSGGWRQRLALGVATIHDPKLLLLDEPTAGVDPKARREFWDYISTLSSKGITTLVSTHYMDEAERCNKLSYIAYGKLLSSGTQKDIIDSCGIKTYNISGKNVYRVVLELQDNEKIEQVSMFGSSVHLSVKNNVDVKDIQKEYSEFEWHKIDTSLEDAFIFLMKSQQDNFA
- a CDS encoding HlyD family secretion protein — encoded protein: MSDKRKVIIIALLLIICALGIVYYFLRSENKIIPGYVSTDIRYISSDESGKLLELKVKEGQNIKKGQQLFVLDSSKNQTLLKSNKFLHQASEAISDNLSKGKRQPYLDKTKFDIKTAKANLEVAKEEYVRQKALLKDDSTSKKQFEQAKGKLVEAINQVRNLEITQVMNKMPAREDLVAAANYMSMFVNSNSNYLQQKIDSADVKASQNGYVYQILYRVGEEVRAYNPVITVINPQDVYVVFYVSKQDLAKVHINQKVSIENTDGKNIQAEISYISNKAEYTPPLLYGINSDSEISFEVKARVQYSPKSSLIHIGEPVKVELQ
- a CDS encoding glycerophosphodiester phosphodiesterase; protein product: MLKKIIATAALVCCINFAIADVVNIYAHRGLRPLAPEDTLPAYTDAMRVGVDVIDTDINMTKDKVLVVTHDLTLNPDLTKDKNGNWIKKAIPIKDLTLAQLKQYTVGYIKPNSPTAKMYPNHVGMPDVHIPTLQQVIDYVKSNVGSRVRLQIEIKTDPYNPKISWSAQEMAEALNKVLVKSRISSSVEVQAFEWQALVDLQKLNPKVQTAYLTDHTTEPMDAKQARTMKNYQKWTAPLNPKDFNYDYPKMVKKLGGTFWEPYEKDLTKADLNEAHKLGIKVVTWSWTEDEGTDFDYNVASKLIDWRVDGMITDRPDILRGVEAAKGLDLPPAYPNMPFPKTI
- a CDS encoding MFS transporter encodes the protein MNFLKPAKALPLLAKEQIQKLYPHWRLRMFLVAYIGYFTYYFGRSSFDVSKQYITTLSPDELGLIGAGLGIAYGVSKFLMGNISDRSNAKVFLAIGLFVTGFINLLLPSLLSLGVLVMFIAMFLNGWAQGMGWPACARIMTHWFCANERGTKMGIWNTAHNVGAGCLAIVVVPIGLFLFSGNWHGLFYVAGALCIAVGILVLIFGADTPQSLGLPAIEVYKGYTTAEAHHEKEFSAKEIFFKYVLNNKWVWLIATANAFVYCARYGLGSWAPYYLVHVKHLSTSDGLIAYAMFELPAIPGTIIIGWLTDRFFGSRRAPMSVICMFLFICALLVYWYSNTPVILWASLSAMGILIYGPVALIGILALDLVPKKAGGTAAGFTGLFGYFLGTVGAQAVIGFIATFLGWNAVFVFLLSACVIAIALLGICWNLGYNKVSTD
- the dacB gene encoding D-alanyl-D-alanine carboxypeptidase/D-alanyl-D-alanine endopeptidase; the encoded protein is MTFNNLLKILITFTILLSSTSYSLNSTEIDKSFDKAVKTNQLNSALIGVKIINLNNGKTIYSKNADKNFIPASNTKLVTGATALLYLGKNFKYKTKLYYDKSQNHTLNNLYIVFSGDPSFTTKDLQNLLSSLKTSEINKINQVYFVNKFFTGRNTSINESQSSAIFAYGAPSSIYNLNENSVILKLTPIKQGFNTEQISGEPLQFKNNLFIATKQQLKTCQFNGYNYYETLTLSGCLPKNNYTFNFAIQHPKSVMQKAILRELSKLNITTINNIRITSKLPNNTTLLAEHNSAKLDILLKHMLVVSDNLYAQTILRTIGYYYNNVGSIVSGKNAVFEILQNKLKLNTDSIQLEDGAGMSGNDLLTPNFLTSLLYKMSLDKNYKLFKNMLPIYGETGTLKNFKGDKLKDKVFAKTGTQTTAIALSGYLIKDNNQYAFSILINSLKESQKSLAHNFERELLESL
- a CDS encoding NCS2 family permease: MQLKISDAFKEDDFSFKRETIGGLTTFLSMMYIIIVNPVILSQAGIPFAGALTATVVVSFIGCILMGVFSNNPIAIAPGMGINAFFTYTVVQQMHVSWQVALGVVFWSGIIFTILSVTNIRTKIIKAIPKQLRYAVVAGIGLLIAFLALKSANIVAPDPVNIIKMANLNISFVLFILGLLFIGILTYYNYSSSLILGIVGITFIYLLLSLFFPSLGLSIKFSGIVSMPDFSVFGQLDLVNSLSIALWPAIFAFIFTVLFDSLAGAIGICEAGNLLDEKGEPRNFKQILTVEGISGILSGIFGTSSAIGYIESITGIKAGTKTGFGVIVTGLLFLPFLFLSPLLSLVPAVATAPVLFIVGVHMVRLVIDIDWDNIPEAVPALLTMFIIPLTGSITHGVILGLILWTAYKIIISGLKDISYTLIILNLLSMVLLVIEVFY